A single window of Streptomyces sudanensis DNA harbors:
- a CDS encoding TerD family protein gives MSVNLTKGQAISLQKSDGGALSAVRMGLGWQAAPRRGLFGSRTREIDLDASAVLFAGKQPVDVVFFRHLVSDDGSVRHSGDNLVGGAGQGGDDEAVLVDLQRVPVHIDQIVFTVNSFTGQTFQEVQNAFCRLVDETNGQELARYTLDGGGQYTAQIMAKVHRSGGGWTMTAIGAPSDGRTFQDLMPAILPHL, from the coding sequence GTGTCGGTCAACTTGACCAAGGGCCAGGCCATCAGCCTGCAGAAGAGCGACGGGGGGGCCCTGTCCGCGGTGCGGATGGGGCTCGGCTGGCAGGCGGCTCCGCGCCGCGGTCTGTTCGGCTCGCGCACCCGGGAGATCGACCTCGACGCGTCGGCGGTGCTGTTCGCCGGCAAGCAGCCCGTGGACGTCGTGTTCTTCCGCCACCTGGTGAGCGACGACGGCTCCGTCCGCCACAGCGGCGACAACCTGGTGGGCGGCGCGGGCCAGGGCGGTGACGACGAGGCGGTCCTCGTGGACCTCCAGCGGGTCCCGGTCCACATCGACCAGATCGTCTTCACCGTCAACTCCTTCACCGGCCAGACGTTCCAGGAGGTGCAGAACGCGTTCTGCCGCCTGGTCGACGAGACGAACGGCCAGGAGCTCGCCCGCTACACCCTGGACGGCGGCGGCCAGTACACCGCGCAGATCATGGCGAAGGTGCACCGCAGCGGCGGGGGCTGGACCATGACGGCCATCGGCGCGCCCTCCGACGGCCGGACGTTCCAGGACCTGATGCCGGCGATCCTGCCGCACCTGTAG
- the uvrB gene encoding excinuclease ABC subunit UvrB, translating into MRPVTQIERSVAPFEVVSPYQPSGDQPTAIADLERRIRAGEKDVVLLGATGTGKSATTAWMIERLQRPTLVMAPNKTLAAQLANEFRELLPNNAVEYFVSYYDYYQPEAYVPQSDTYIEKDSSINEEVERLRHSATNSLLTRRDVVVVASVSCIYGLGTPQEYVDRMVSLKVGDEVDRDELLRRFVDIQYTRNDLAFTRGTFRVRGDTIEIFPVYEELAVRIEMFGDEIEALSTLHPLTGEVVSDDRQLHVFPASHYVAGPERMQRAVDGIERELEGRLAELERQGKLLEAQRLRMRTTYDIEMMRQIGSCSGIENYSMHFDQREPGSPPNTLLDYFPEDFLLVIDESHVTVPQIGAMYEGDASRKRTLVDHGFRLPSALDNRPLKWEEFQERIGQTVYLSATPGPYELSRSDGFVEQIIRPTGLVDPEIVVKPTEGQIDDLVHEIRVRTERDERVLVTTLTKKMAEDLTDYFLELGIQVRYLHSDVDTLRRIELLRELRAGEYDVLVGINLLREGLDLPEVSLVAILDADKQGFLRSGTSLIQTIGRAARNVSGQVHMYADTVTPAMAQAIDETNRRREKQVAYNQAHGIDPQPLRKKINDIVATIAREEVDTEQLLGTGYRQAKDGKGAKAPVPSLGKAAGDGAKGPRGRAARAGAVTGDRPAAELARIIEEMTERMQAAAADLQFEVAARLRDEVGELKKELRQMKEAGIA; encoded by the coding sequence ATGCGGCCCGTAACCCAGATCGAACGCTCGGTGGCGCCCTTCGAGGTCGTCAGCCCCTACCAGCCCAGCGGCGACCAGCCCACCGCCATCGCCGACCTCGAACGGCGCATCCGCGCAGGCGAGAAGGACGTCGTCCTGCTCGGTGCGACCGGCACCGGCAAGTCGGCGACCACGGCCTGGATGATCGAGCGGCTCCAGCGGCCCACCCTCGTCATGGCGCCGAACAAGACGCTGGCCGCGCAGCTGGCGAACGAGTTCCGCGAACTGCTGCCGAACAACGCCGTCGAGTACTTCGTCTCGTACTACGACTACTACCAGCCCGAGGCGTACGTCCCGCAGTCGGACACCTACATCGAGAAGGACTCCTCGATCAACGAGGAGGTGGAGCGGCTGCGCCACTCCGCGACGAACTCCCTGCTCACCCGGCGGGACGTGGTCGTCGTCGCCTCCGTCTCCTGCATCTACGGCCTGGGCACGCCCCAGGAGTACGTCGACCGGATGGTCTCCCTCAAGGTCGGCGACGAGGTCGACCGGGACGAGCTGCTGCGCCGCTTCGTCGACATCCAGTACACGCGCAACGACCTGGCGTTCACGCGCGGCACGTTCCGGGTGCGCGGCGACACGATCGAGATCTTCCCCGTGTACGAGGAGCTCGCCGTCCGCATCGAGATGTTCGGCGACGAGATCGAGGCCCTGTCCACGCTGCACCCGCTCACCGGCGAGGTCGTCAGCGACGACCGGCAGCTCCACGTCTTCCCCGCCAGCCACTACGTCGCGGGTCCCGAGCGGATGCAGCGGGCCGTCGACGGCATCGAGCGAGAACTGGAGGGGCGCCTCGCCGAACTGGAACGGCAGGGCAAGCTGCTGGAGGCGCAGCGGCTGCGCATGCGCACCACGTACGACATCGAGATGATGCGCCAGATCGGCTCCTGCTCCGGCATCGAGAACTACTCGATGCACTTCGACCAGCGCGAGCCCGGCTCCCCGCCCAACACCCTCCTGGACTACTTCCCCGAGGACTTCCTGCTGGTCATCGACGAGTCCCACGTCACCGTCCCGCAGATCGGCGCGATGTACGAGGGCGACGCCTCCCGCAAGCGGACCCTCGTCGACCACGGTTTCCGGCTGCCGTCCGCGCTGGACAACCGGCCGCTGAAGTGGGAGGAGTTCCAGGAGCGCATCGGCCAGACCGTCTACCTGTCGGCCACGCCCGGACCGTACGAGCTGTCCCGCTCCGACGGGTTCGTCGAGCAGATCATCCGCCCCACGGGCCTGGTCGACCCGGAGATCGTCGTCAAGCCCACCGAGGGCCAGATCGACGACCTCGTCCACGAGATCCGCGTCCGCACCGAGCGCGACGAGCGCGTCCTGGTCACCACGCTCACCAAGAAGATGGCCGAGGACCTCACCGACTACTTCCTGGAGCTGGGCATCCAGGTCCGCTACCTCCACAGCGACGTCGACACGCTGCGCCGGATCGAGCTGCTGCGCGAGCTGCGCGCCGGCGAGTACGACGTCCTGGTCGGCATCAACCTCCTCCGGGAGGGCCTCGACCTGCCCGAGGTGTCCCTCGTCGCCATCCTCGACGCCGACAAGCAGGGCTTCCTGCGCTCCGGGACGTCCCTCATCCAGACCATCGGCCGCGCCGCGCGCAACGTCTCGGGCCAGGTCCACATGTACGCGGACACGGTCACCCCGGCGATGGCGCAGGCCATCGACGAGACCAACCGCCGCCGCGAGAAGCAGGTCGCGTACAACCAGGCCCACGGCATCGACCCGCAGCCGCTCCGCAAGAAGATCAACGACATCGTCGCCACCATCGCACGCGAGGAGGTCGACACCGAGCAACTGCTCGGCACGGGCTACCGCCAGGCGAAGGACGGCAAGGGCGCCAAGGCCCCCGTCCCGTCGCTGGGGAAGGCCGCCGGGGACGGCGCCAAGGGCCCCCGGGGCAGGGCGGCCCGCGCGGGCGCCGTCACCGGCGACCGCCCCGCCGCCGAACTGGCCCGGATCATCGAGGAGATGACGGAGCGGATGCAGGCCGCCGCCGCGGACCTCCAGTTCGAGGTGGCCGCCCGGCTCCGCGACGAGGTGGGCGAACTGAAGAAGGAGCTGCGCCAGATGAAGGAGGCCGGCATCGCCTGA
- a CDS encoding MHYT domain-containing protein, with product MRGTVDAFGDGLAAPLAACLAACLGGALGLHCTTRSLRTPGAPRPGWLALAAASVGTGTWGAHFLAMTGFRAEGAPVHHDRPAVLAGLAVAVLMAGAGTFLVGLRGRTAMTLVTGGAITGLGIATTHYLGMAGARLPGRVEYHTPAVVLSAVIAVVAATAALWAAAGVRGFAANAGAGLVLGLAVVGMHYTGTAAVSVHVHHDGAAAAHAPAGAPGTAGAPGPADGVPGAAGSGTPPASLAPLLLGPAVFLLLAGAAALLGPARTGGDPPGAAPRRRGAGG from the coding sequence ATGCGGGGCACGGTCGACGCGTTCGGCGACGGGCTGGCCGCCCCCCTGGCGGCCTGCCTCGCCGCCTGCCTGGGCGGGGCGCTCGGCCTGCACTGCACGACCAGGTCCCTGCGCACCCCCGGCGCTCCCCGCCCCGGCTGGCTCGCCCTCGCCGCGGCGTCCGTCGGCACCGGCACCTGGGGCGCGCACTTCCTCGCGATGACGGGTTTCCGCGCCGAGGGGGCGCCCGTCCACCACGACCGTCCGGCCGTCCTCGCCGGCCTCGCCGTCGCGGTCCTCATGGCGGGCGCCGGCACCTTCCTGGTGGGGCTGCGCGGCCGGACCGCGATGACCCTGGTCACCGGCGGGGCCATCACCGGCCTCGGCATCGCCACCACGCACTACCTGGGCATGGCCGGCGCCCGCCTCCCCGGCCGCGTCGAGTACCACACCCCCGCCGTCGTCCTCTCCGCGGTGATCGCCGTGGTGGCGGCCACCGCGGCGCTGTGGGCCGCCGCCGGCGTCCGCGGGTTCGCGGCGAACGCCGGGGCGGGCCTCGTCCTGGGCCTCGCGGTCGTCGGCATGCACTACACGGGCACGGCCGCCGTCAGCGTCCACGTCCACCACGACGGCGCCGCCGCGGCGCACGCCCCGGCCGGCGCGCCGGGCACGGCGGGCGCTCCCGGACCCGCGGACGGCGTACCCGGAGCGGCCGGGAGCGGCACTCCGCCGGCGTCGCTCGCCCCGCTCCTCCTGGGACCGGCCGTGTTCCTGCTCCTCGCGGGGGCCGCCGCGCTGCTCGGTCCGGCCCGGACCGGCGGCGACCCGCCCGGCGCCGCACCCCGCCGCCGCGGCGCCGGGGGTTGA